The genomic window AATTGTTCATTTCTTCAACAATAATTTGGTCTAGGCTTACCATCAAAGTTGCCATATTGAAATTTGCATTTTCATTTTCAGGGTATGTGTCGATTGCCTTTTTATAAAGCTTTGTTGCCTCTACATAATTTTCTTTATTGTTTTCTATAAGGCCTAGGTTGTAATAAAATTCAGATTCAAACAGAGTAAAATTTGAATCTATTTCATTGGGTTTGTTCAGTTTCATGTAATCAATAAAATCAAAAACATATTTTCTAGTGTTTTCTTTAAAAATACTTGAACGAAATATATGAGAATACAACTCATCTTTTTTGTTAAAAGAGCTTAAATCACCTTTAGCTACAGTTATTAAAATTGAGATGGCTTTATCAAGATTTTCATCAACGCCTTTTCCAAGTTTATACATTAAACCAACATTATACATGGCTTGAACATTACCAAGATCAGAAAGTTTTTTTAAGTAAGTAAAAGCTATGTTATCATTTTGATCGACTCCTATTCCGTTAAGGTACATATGGGCTAGATAGTTTAATGCTTTGATGTTGTTTTGAGCTTCTGATTTTTTGAACCATTCAAGTGCTTTGGTGTAGTTTTGTTGAACATAAATGCCTTCTGCATACATATAGCCTATAGCATATTGTCCTCTTGAGTTTCCCATTTCGGCAGCTTTCTTAAAGAACAAAAAAGCTTTTTCATTGGATTGATTGACTCCATTTCCTTTATAATAGTCATTTCCAGATTGATAATAACCATTAGCAGATAATGAGTCTGTAAGTTTTGAGGCGACACTATTAGTTTCTTGTGCGTTTATAGTGTAAACTGAAAGAAATAGGAAAAGTAAGGTTAAAAAAGATGAAATAAGTTTCATAAATATTTTATGTTTTTTATTTTTTCAATATTCCGAACACTTTCAAATATGAGTATTAATTTATGAGTTATAAAGCTAAGCAGATATTTAATGCGTTTCTAGTCTTTTTCAAAAATGCTAGCTCATCTAAAAGATTAAATAGTTGTCTATCATAAATATACAAAAAAACCTCACCATTTCTGATGAGTTTTTTCAACTTAAAATATTTGAGAAATTAAGCCATATTAATCTTTAATCTCAACTGTATTTCCTGAGATCCAGGTTTTGTTTTCATCTCCATAGTAAAGATAAGCAGTACTTGCAGGTGCTTGATAGTGGCCAGCAATATCAGCTTTTAAGTCGAGCCTAATATTTTTGGTTTCTGAAGCTTTAAATTCTCGCCAGTAAAACACTAAATAATTATCAAAAATCTCATAAAAAGCCACCTTATTTTCTTCTAAAATCTTTTTTAATTGCCATGGTTGAGCTGTTGTTCCAGAAGGTATACCAACAATTGTGGTGACCATGCCTAAGGGTTCTTCGTTGGTGTTTGCCACAGATATATTAAAACTTACATTATCGCCAACCGAGTGGTTTTGTCCAGTAATTGTTGTTTCTAGTTGTAAAGGACAAGCCTTTGAACTATCTGGTAAAGTGCTATCCCAATTTACATTCAAAGTATAAGGAAATGTTGTCTTTGGGTTATTAAACTTAACTGCAATAGTCTGTTTTCCTTGTTTTAGATAGTTTTCAAAACCGTTAATGGTGATTTTTCCATCGCCTGAAAGTTCTAATTTTTTAGTTATCGATTTACCATTTACTACTAGAGTGATGTCATCGTTTTCCTCAAGTATTTTTTGCTTTTGACTTTTCGTGTAATTAATCAGAGCTTTAAGGGCCATTGCAGTTGCTTGTGTAGAGCCAAAACGGTTGTGTTTACGTTGTTTAATGAGATAATCTACACCTTCTGTTACGAGCACTGTATTTTCGTTTTTCTCGTCCATTAAAGCTAATACTGTAAGTGCTACGGTTTCTATCTGTTTTGAGTTACCGTAAGATCTGGTAATTGTATTTTCTACAGGTATTTTATCAAAACCATACTCCTCAATATTTGCTTTTATTTTGGCTAAAAGTGTTTTAAAGTTCTCTTCTTTATTGAGGTTATGACTTGCCATGGCTAGTAATGCCATTTTATAAGTATCATTACTTTTTATAGCATCTGCATAGGCTGTGTTATACTCTAGCATATAATCTGCATTGACACCAGATTCGCTTAATGCATAGACAATGTAAGCATTGGCAACATCTGTTGGTGAACTAGCAAAACTATCATAGCCTTTTTTACTTTTTTTGAAACCACCTTTACCGTCTTTTCGGCTTATTAACCAATCTACAGTTCTGGAAATCATTTTGTCGCTTACACCATCGTATACTTCTTTCATTTCGGTAAATTCCAAAATTCCATAAGCGGTTAAGGTTTCGTGTGGTGGAGTATGACCAAACCATTCAAAACCACCTTCAGAAGTTTCAAAACCAATAAGCCTTTTGTAGCCTTGCTTTATAAAATCTAGAGCTTTAGCTTCAATTTCAGGATTGCTTTTGCCAGCTTCTTTCAGGTATTTTAAGACCATAATATTAGGATATGTTGAAGATGATGTTTGCTCAAAACACCCGTAAGGCTGACGGATTAAAGACTCAATACCATCCATAACATCACCTACAATGTCTGTATAAATATTAAATTCTGTAGTAACGCTATTTTTAACAGCGTGGTTAATTTCAAAGTCAAACGTTTGAGTTTCTGAACCAGACAATGATAAAGAAGTTGGAAAATAAGGGCTTAAAATTGTTACCTTTTTCTTGATGATATCCTTATAATCTTCAGATTCAGCCAGAATGGAAATGTCTAAGTCCTTACCCTTTTCAAGAGGTATAACTTTTATGGTTTTGGTCACAGCGTCATTAGCGTCGACGATTAGTTTTTCGTCAATAGACGATACCAACTTTAAATGTTCAGGCAATAGAAACTTTAAATTAGTTTCCATGGCTTTCTCAGTTTCATTTGTAATGGTAATTGCTAATGAAATGGTATCATTCAGCACCATGTAATTAGGTGTTTTAATGTCTATGTTCAATAATTTCTTGGTAGCGTATAATTTATCAGCTTTGCCTACAAGGCCATTATAACCAATGCCTTCAGCAGAAATTTTAAACGATGTTACAGCATCAGAATTATAAAATTCAATTTCGGCAATACCATCAGCATTGGTTTGTACCACAGGATTCCAGTATATGGTTTGTCTAAAATCGGTACGCTCTTCTGGTAGATTTTTTCCTTCATAGATTGGCATGTAGAAACTTCTTGGAGTGTCCATGTGGTTTCGATTATAGTGATAAAATTGCTTTACAGCATAGTTTTTATAATCTCTGTTATTTAATCGTTTTACTGCTCCACTACTGTTTGGATATTTTCCGTGTTTTGTATTTATAAGAATAACACCATTAGAGCCTCTGCTACCATAAATGCTAGTTGCAGCAGCATCTTTTAGAACCGTTACACTGTTTACTTGCTGAGGGTTGATGTCGCTCAAAGCAGACTTATCATAAGGCACACCATCTACCACAACAAGAGGTTCGTTATTACCAGACATACTGCCAATGCCTCTGATTCTAACCGTTGCAGTACTACCTGGTTGTCCGCTACCATTTATTATGTTAACACCAGCCACTTCGCCAGCCAAAGCATTCATTACAGAATTACCGTTGGATGCAATTTCTTCTCGCGAAATCACAGTCACAGAACCTGTAACGGTTTCTTTACTTGTGGTACCATAACCCACAACCACAACTTCATCTAAACCGTTTTCACTTTCTTGTAAGCCAACAGATATTTGTGCTTTTTGTTTAATAGCCTTTTGTAGCGGTTTTTCATTTTTATCAAATGATTTAACCTTTTCTTTATTTTCTATGTTTTTAGTTGATGTTTGGCTGTAATAGCTTCCTTTTTTTAAGTGTGTTTCTTTAATAGTAACACGTTCTCCATTGTCTTTATAGGCCAATAAAGTCAAGTGATAATTATTGTTGAATTTAAAAGCGAAAGAACCATCTTCTTCGGTGTCAAAAACCAAAACTTTATTACCATCTCTATCAAAAAGCAGTAA from Winogradskyella sp. MH6 includes these protein-coding regions:
- a CDS encoding SEL1-like repeat protein, producing the protein MKLISSFLTLLFLFLSVYTINAQETNSVASKLTDSLSANGYYQSGNDYYKGNGVNQSNEKAFLFFKKAAEMGNSRGQYAIGYMYAEGIYVQQNYTKALEWFKKSEAQNNIKALNYLAHMYLNGIGVDQNDNIAFTYLKKLSDLGNVQAMYNVGLMYKLGKGVDENLDKAISILITVAKGDLSSFNKKDELYSHIFRSSIFKENTRKYVFDFIDYMKLNKPNEIDSNFTLFESEFYYNLGLIENNKENYVEATKLYKKAIDTYPENENANFNMATLMVSLDQIIVEEMNNLGTTESDDLEYEKLKLKRKKLLESAIPYYEKVMSINGNLKKDAINSLINIYSALKDSDKVNEMKKLLD
- a CDS encoding TonB-dependent receptor plug domain-containing protein, with amino-acid sequence MKKLIQNTKLLVIAGLCFFTLLSYKAFEAFNNPLEKIYTQTDRPFYFPGETIWFKSYIVDTDNTITTISDVMHAELISPKGAVVTSLNLNVKQGYAYGNFDISSDWVGGIYTLKCYTNWMRNYGEDSFFTKKITIQKVVKPKLLLNLKFEKEGYGKSSEVIANLEVKDLKNQPLSHTEVTYKVSVKGTDIINDVVVTDKDGKAKPSFTLPENLESIDVVLNALVYHKGTTESISRAVPVVLNTIDLQFLPESGKIVAGTLNKVAFKALNEFGKPVDLQGDIVNAQGETISTFESFHDGMGSFNFNPIKDEVYYAKITEPFSSEELIQLPKVHENGVRFSVTTDSLSTNLDVFSTYSTPLFLEVSNANTLLLKKEIGLKKNISLNTSEYPMGITKFSLKNEYGSTFAERLVFLNPHKKLHVDLSLDKNQYNTREKVKLTIKTYDEKQNPIPANLSLAVADNKLLSFADDKQDHILSYLLVSSELKGKIHKPDFYLNPKEPKSKKAIDYVMLTHGWRDYINAPTVTKENAQYLPEQSAIQTGVVLNKKEKPTQAHLLLFDRDGNKVLVFDTEEDGSFAFKFNNNYHLTLLAYKDNGERVTIKETHLKKGSYYSQTSTKNIENKEKVKSFDKNEKPLQKAIKQKAQISVGLQESENGLDEVVVVGYGTTSKETVTGSVTVISREEIASNGNSVMNALAGEVAGVNIINGSGQPGSTATVRIRGIGSMSGNNEPLVVVDGVPYDKSALSDINPQQVNSVTVLKDAAATSIYGSRGSNGVILINTKHGKYPNSSGAVKRLNNRDYKNYAVKQFYHYNRNHMDTPRSFYMPIYEGKNLPEERTDFRQTIYWNPVVQTNADGIAEIEFYNSDAVTSFKISAEGIGYNGLVGKADKLYATKKLLNIDIKTPNYMVLNDTISLAITITNETEKAMETNLKFLLPEHLKLVSSIDEKLIVDANDAVTKTIKVIPLEKGKDLDISILAESEDYKDIIKKKVTILSPYFPTSLSLSGSETQTFDFEINHAVKNSVTTEFNIYTDIVGDVMDGIESLIRQPYGCFEQTSSSTYPNIMVLKYLKEAGKSNPEIEAKALDFIKQGYKRLIGFETSEGGFEWFGHTPPHETLTAYGILEFTEMKEVYDGVSDKMISRTVDWLISRKDGKGGFKKSKKGYDSFASSPTDVANAYIVYALSESGVNADYMLEYNTAYADAIKSNDTYKMALLAMASHNLNKEENFKTLLAKIKANIEEYGFDKIPVENTITRSYGNSKQIETVALTVLALMDEKNENTVLVTEGVDYLIKQRKHNRFGSTQATAMALKALINYTKSQKQKILEENDDITLVVNGKSITKKLELSGDGKITINGFENYLKQGKQTIAVKFNNPKTTFPYTLNVNWDSTLPDSSKACPLQLETTITGQNHSVGDNVSFNISVANTNEEPLGMVTTIVGIPSGTTAQPWQLKKILEENKVAFYEIFDNYLVFYWREFKASETKNIRLDLKADIAGHYQAPASTAYLYYGDENKTWISGNTVEIKD